In Paeniglutamicibacter kerguelensis, one genomic interval encodes:
- a CDS encoding ROK family transcriptional regulator, translated as MSADQQARAGIQNPGSQAALRGLNEQRILATLRTHGTLTQAALARSTGLSTATISNIVKSMVSTGRVTTTPTTSSGRRALGVTVLDEADVAVGIDFGRSHVRVVLAKSGFRLLDEEFTALEVGHHVEASIDVAARMLEALCERTNTSRSQLIGAGIGIPGPIDHRTNMVIRGAILPEWVDLDIDALLRRALDLPVFIDNDSNLGALAQITWGEHQECANLCFLKIGGGIGSGLILNSSLHYGNLGVTGEIGHSTIFDQGLICRCGNRGCLETVASTGIMVELLSRTENAPVSIENIIERAEAGDSATLRVIDDVGVAVGHALANVANLINPEVIVLGGPLAPLGEALLAPIRRGLQRHAIPVIGENTTLCMSMLGDRAEALGAAALVLRQSAALP; from the coding sequence ATGAGCGCAGATCAACAGGCCAGAGCCGGAATCCAGAACCCAGGGTCGCAGGCGGCCCTTCGCGGGCTCAACGAACAGCGCATTCTCGCAACGCTGCGGACCCACGGAACACTCACGCAGGCGGCCTTGGCGCGCTCCACCGGCCTCTCGACCGCAACGATCTCCAACATCGTCAAGTCCATGGTGTCCACCGGGCGCGTAACAACAACGCCGACCACCAGTTCGGGCCGCCGCGCGCTGGGCGTCACGGTCCTCGACGAGGCCGATGTGGCGGTGGGCATCGATTTTGGCCGCAGCCACGTCAGGGTCGTCCTGGCCAAGTCGGGGTTCCGGCTGCTCGACGAGGAATTCACGGCACTGGAAGTCGGCCACCACGTGGAGGCCAGCATCGACGTCGCCGCCCGGATGCTTGAAGCCCTCTGCGAGCGCACCAACACCAGTCGGAGCCAACTCATCGGGGCGGGCATCGGCATCCCTGGGCCAATCGACCACCGCACCAACATGGTGATCCGCGGCGCGATCCTGCCCGAATGGGTGGACCTCGACATCGACGCACTCCTGCGCCGGGCACTTGACCTGCCGGTATTCATCGACAACGACTCAAACCTGGGCGCCCTTGCCCAGATTACCTGGGGCGAACACCAGGAATGCGCCAACCTCTGCTTCCTTAAGATCGGAGGCGGTATCGGCTCGGGCCTGATCCTCAACAGCTCCCTGCACTATGGAAACCTCGGAGTCACCGGCGAAATTGGGCACTCGACCATCTTCGACCAGGGCCTTATCTGCCGCTGCGGCAATCGCGGCTGCCTGGAAACCGTGGCATCTACCGGCATCATGGTCGAATTGCTCAGCCGCACCGAAAACGCTCCCGTTAGCATCGAAAACATCATCGAACGGGCCGAGGCCGGGGACTCGGCGACCCTGAGGGTCATCGACGACGTGGGAGTGGCGGTGGGCCACGCCCTGGCGAACGTCGCAAACCTGATCAACCCGGAGGTCATCGTCCTTGGCGGGCCGCTGGCCCCGTTGGGCGAAGCACTGCTCGCCCCGATCCGCCGGGGCCTCCAACGGCACGCCATTCCCGTCATCGGGGAAAACACCACGCTGTGCATGTCCATGCTGGGTGACCGCGCCGAGGCCCTCGGCGCCGCGGCCCTGGTGCTTCGGCAGAGCGCGGCACTTCCGTAG
- a CDS encoding quinone oxidoreductase family protein, producing the protein MSPHAIIAPKAGGPEVFEYVSTERPVPGTGQLLVKVAAAGVNFIETYQRSGVYRVRYPFTPGSECAGTVEAVGPGVSGFAPGDKVATAEGSATYADYTLLDADKALPIADGVSLEEAGALPLQGMTAHYLINDSYSVKPGDTVLTYAGAGGVGLLLIQLLKLRGATVITTTSTEEKAALARAAGADHVLAYEEVPDRVREITQGRGVEVVYDGIGKDTFENSLKSLKTRGTLVLFGGASGQVPPFDLQRLNAHGSLTVTRPKLADFLLDPEERRWRSAELFDLVAQGKLHVRIGASFPLSEAGAAHTALESRATTGKVILVP; encoded by the coding sequence ATGAGTCCCCACGCAATTATCGCCCCCAAGGCCGGCGGACCCGAAGTTTTTGAGTATGTTTCGACCGAGCGGCCCGTCCCGGGCACCGGCCAACTGCTCGTGAAGGTCGCGGCCGCCGGAGTTAACTTCATCGAGACCTACCAGCGTTCGGGCGTCTACAGGGTCCGGTACCCGTTCACCCCGGGATCGGAATGCGCCGGAACCGTCGAGGCAGTCGGCCCCGGCGTCAGCGGCTTCGCCCCCGGAGACAAGGTGGCCACGGCCGAGGGATCGGCAACCTATGCCGACTACACACTCCTCGATGCGGACAAGGCGCTTCCGATTGCGGACGGCGTTTCCCTCGAGGAAGCGGGCGCACTGCCGCTGCAGGGCATGACCGCACACTACCTGATCAACGACAGCTACAGCGTCAAGCCCGGCGACACCGTGCTGACGTACGCCGGGGCCGGCGGGGTGGGTCTTCTGCTGATCCAGCTGCTCAAGCTTCGCGGCGCCACCGTCATCACCACCACCTCGACGGAGGAAAAGGCGGCGCTGGCGCGGGCCGCCGGGGCCGACCACGTACTGGCCTACGAGGAGGTTCCCGACCGCGTTCGCGAAATCACGCAGGGCCGCGGGGTCGAGGTCGTTTACGACGGCATCGGCAAGGACACCTTCGAAAACTCCCTCAAGTCATTGAAGACCCGCGGCACGCTCGTCCTCTTCGGCGGAGCATCGGGCCAGGTGCCACCCTTCGACCTGCAACGGCTGAACGCACACGGGTCACTGACCGTCACCCGGCCGAAGCTTGCCGATTTCCTGCTAGATCCGGAGGAACGGCGCTGGCGTTCGGCAGAGCTTTTCGACCTGGTTGCGCAGGGCAAGCTTCACGTCCGGATCGGCGCCAGCTTCCCGCTCTCCGAGGCCGGAGCGGCGCACACCGCCCTCGAATCCCGGGCAACCACCGGAAAGGTGATCCTGGTTCCCTGA
- the argC gene encoding N-acetyl-gamma-glutamyl-phosphate reductase has translation MTISVAVSGASGYAGGEVLRLLSNHPDVTIGAITAHSNAGQRLGELAPHLHTLANRVLVETTVEQLSGHDVVFLALPHGASAEIAAQLPADTLVIDAGADHRLESSEAWEKFYGSTHAGTWPYGLPELPGAREKLVGAKRIAVPGCYPTSVQLALVPGFTANLLEPDDVVIVSATGTSGAGKTAKVNLIGSEIMGSMNPYGVGGGHRHTPEMEQGLSKAAGVPVTVSFTPMLAPMPRGILTTATAKVKPGVDEATLRAAWENAYRDEPFVHVLPEGQWPATSSVLGSNHAQIQLAFDAHANRVIVSAVIDNLTKGTAGGAVQSMNIALGLNETAGLGLEGVAP, from the coding sequence ATGACGATTTCAGTAGCTGTATCAGGAGCCAGCGGGTATGCGGGTGGCGAAGTCCTGCGCCTGCTTTCCAACCACCCCGACGTGACAATCGGTGCGATCACCGCGCACTCCAACGCCGGACAGCGACTGGGGGAGCTCGCGCCGCACCTCCATACCCTTGCGAACCGGGTGCTGGTTGAAACCACCGTTGAGCAGCTCAGCGGGCACGACGTGGTTTTCCTGGCGCTGCCGCACGGAGCAAGCGCGGAAATTGCCGCGCAGCTGCCGGCCGACACCCTGGTCATCGATGCCGGGGCCGACCACCGGCTGGAATCGTCCGAGGCCTGGGAGAAATTCTACGGCTCGACGCACGCCGGGACCTGGCCCTACGGCCTTCCCGAACTTCCGGGGGCCCGCGAAAAGCTCGTCGGCGCCAAACGGATCGCGGTTCCGGGTTGCTACCCGACCTCCGTCCAGCTGGCATTGGTCCCGGGCTTCACGGCCAACCTGCTCGAACCCGACGACGTGGTGATCGTTTCGGCGACCGGCACCTCCGGTGCCGGAAAGACGGCCAAGGTCAATCTCATTGGTTCCGAGATCATGGGATCGATGAACCCCTACGGTGTCGGCGGCGGGCACCGCCACACCCCAGAAATGGAACAGGGACTCTCGAAGGCCGCGGGTGTTCCGGTTACGGTCTCTTTCACCCCGATGCTCGCACCGATGCCGCGCGGCATCCTCACCACGGCCACCGCCAAGGTGAAGCCGGGGGTCGACGAGGCCACGCTGCGCGCCGCCTGGGAAAACGCCTACCGGGACGAGCCGTTTGTACACGTCCTTCCCGAGGGCCAGTGGCCCGCGACCTCGTCGGTCCTGGGATCGAACCACGCCCAAATCCAGCTTGCCTTCGACGCCCACGCCAACCGCGTGATCGTCTCGGCGGTCATCGACAACCTCACCAAGGGCACCGCCGGCGGTGCCGTCCAATCCATGAACATCGCACTTGGCCTGAACGAAACCGCAGGACTGGGTCTTGAAGGAGTAGCACCGTGA
- the argJ gene encoding bifunctional glutamate N-acetyltransferase/amino-acid acetyltransferase ArgJ gives MGITAPAGFNASGITAGLKASGNPDLAVVRNLGPKFNAAAVFTSNRVAAAPVHWSRQAISDGRADAVVLNSGGANACTGPEGFANTHATAEHAAKVLGVSSGDVLVCSTGLIGEQLPMDKILPGVDAAVAALGTGNEFDGGAAAATAIMTTDTVSKQVGFAGNGYTIGGMAKGAGMLAPGLATMLVVITTDAALESAQLDAALREATRVSFDRADSDGCMSTNDTVIIMASGASGTTPDIAEFSAGLTGICVDLAKQLIGDAEGAAHDITIRTFNAATEDDAVEVSRTVSRSNLFKTAIFGQDPNWGRVLSAVGTTKAAFEADELNVSINGVQVCRNGGVGDDRNLVDLTGRQVLVEIDLNAGTAEASLWTNDLTHDYVHENSAYSS, from the coding sequence CTGGGAATCACCGCACCGGCGGGCTTCAACGCCTCCGGTATCACCGCCGGCCTGAAGGCCTCTGGCAACCCGGACCTGGCCGTGGTGCGGAACCTCGGCCCGAAGTTCAACGCTGCGGCAGTCTTTACCTCAAACCGCGTGGCGGCGGCACCCGTTCACTGGTCCCGCCAGGCGATCAGCGACGGCCGCGCCGACGCGGTGGTGCTGAACTCCGGCGGCGCCAACGCCTGCACCGGCCCCGAGGGCTTCGCCAATACCCACGCCACGGCCGAACACGCCGCCAAGGTGCTGGGCGTTTCCAGCGGCGACGTGCTGGTGTGCTCCACCGGCCTGATCGGCGAACAGCTCCCGATGGACAAGATCCTTCCCGGCGTCGACGCCGCCGTCGCGGCCCTGGGCACGGGCAACGAGTTCGACGGGGGAGCGGCCGCCGCCACCGCCATCATGACCACCGACACCGTCAGCAAGCAGGTAGGCTTCGCCGGCAACGGGTACACCATCGGCGGCATGGCCAAGGGCGCGGGCATGCTCGCTCCGGGACTCGCGACGATGCTGGTGGTCATCACCACCGACGCCGCGCTGGAATCCGCACAGCTGGATGCCGCATTGCGCGAGGCAACGCGGGTCAGCTTCGACCGCGCCGACTCCGACGGCTGCATGTCCACCAACGACACCGTCATCATCATGGCCTCCGGCGCCAGCGGCACCACCCCGGATATCGCCGAGTTCTCCGCGGGGCTGACCGGGATCTGCGTGGACCTCGCCAAGCAGCTCATCGGCGACGCCGAGGGCGCAGCCCACGACATCACCATCCGCACCTTCAATGCGGCCACCGAGGACGACGCCGTCGAGGTATCGCGCACCGTCTCGCGTTCGAACCTCTTCAAGACCGCCATCTTCGGCCAGGACCCCAACTGGGGACGCGTGCTCTCCGCCGTCGGCACCACCAAGGCCGCCTTCGAGGCCGACGAATTGAACGTGTCGATCAACGGCGTGCAGGTCTGCCGCAACGGCGGCGTGGGCGATGACCGCAACCTCGTCGACCTCACCGGCCGCCAGGTGCTTGTCGAGATCGACCTGAACGCGGGGACCGCGGAGGCCAGCCTGTGGACCAACGACCTGACCCACGACTACGTCCACGAGAACTCGGCCTACAGCAGCTAG
- the argB gene encoding acetylglutamate kinase — protein MPDTQRTQMDAAQRKAEALIEALPWIQRFAGTTMVIKYGGNAMINEDLRRAFAEDIVFLRHVGINPVVVHGGGPQISSMLNRLGIESEFKGGLRVTTPETMDVVRMVLTGQVQRELIGLINSHGPYAVGLSGEDGALLRAIRTGTYIDGQHVDLGLVGEVTGVKPDQILDLLAAGKIPVVSTVAPEVDDHDEPTGQVLNVNADTAAAALASALSASKLVILTDVEGLYAAWPDKSSLITSLDTEELRALLPSLESGMIPKMAACLKAVDEGVERAHIVDGRQPHSMLLEVFTSAGVGTQVIPKDAA, from the coding sequence ATGCCCGACACCCAGCGCACCCAGATGGATGCCGCACAGCGCAAGGCGGAGGCCCTGATCGAGGCCCTGCCGTGGATCCAGCGTTTCGCGGGAACCACCATGGTCATCAAGTACGGCGGCAACGCCATGATCAACGAGGACCTGCGCCGCGCCTTCGCCGAGGACATCGTCTTCCTGCGCCACGTGGGCATCAATCCCGTGGTGGTGCACGGCGGCGGACCGCAGATCAGCTCGATGCTCAACCGGCTCGGGATCGAATCCGAGTTCAAGGGCGGGCTGCGGGTGACCACCCCGGAAACCATGGACGTGGTCCGCATGGTGCTCACCGGGCAGGTGCAGCGCGAGCTCATCGGCCTGATCAACTCGCACGGCCCCTACGCCGTGGGCCTCTCCGGTGAGGACGGCGCCCTGTTGCGCGCCATACGCACCGGGACCTACATCGACGGGCAGCACGTGGACCTGGGCCTGGTCGGCGAGGTGACGGGCGTGAAGCCCGACCAGATCCTCGACCTGCTGGCCGCCGGCAAGATCCCCGTGGTCTCCACGGTGGCCCCGGAGGTCGACGACCACGACGAGCCCACCGGACAGGTGCTCAACGTCAACGCCGACACCGCCGCTGCGGCCCTGGCCAGTGCGCTCAGCGCCTCCAAGCTGGTCATCCTCACCGACGTCGAGGGCCTCTACGCCGCCTGGCCGGACAAGTCCTCGCTGATCACCTCGCTGGACACCGAGGAGCTGCGTGCGCTGCTCCCGAGCCTGGAATCGGGAATGATCCCGAAGATGGCAGCCTGCCTCAAGGCCGTGGACGAGGGCGTGGAACGCGCCCACATCGTCGACGGCCGCCAACCGCATTCCATGCTGCTGGAGGTCTTCACCTCCGCCGGCGTGGGAACCCAAGTCATCCCCAAGGACGCAGCATGA
- a CDS encoding acetylornithine transaminase: protein MNEIMAEEIGELNTLAGSELLARYNKSLLGVFGTPQQVLVRGAGCLVWDADGKEYLDLLAGIAVNALGHAHPLVTSVISSQLATLGHISNFFTSPTQIALAEKLLELGKAPAGSKVFFSNSGTEANEAAFKLARRNAGSAEAPRTKIVALEQGFHGRTMGALALTWKAAYREPFEPLPGGVEWVPAGDIEALRAAVDENTAAVFIEPIQGEAGVIELGAGYLKAAREITAEAGALLVFDEVQTGIGRTGSWFASAGVLPDAMTLAKGLGGGFPIGAMIVFGEENTALLTPGQHGTTFGGNPVATAAALATLHVIEAQNLLAHVNTVGEAVRGKLAALDFVTEVRGRGLLIGLDLAEEVAPGVVKAALDAGFIINAPGPRTLRLAPPLIVTTEQLDTFVAALPALYAAAVASTKE from the coding sequence ATGAACGAGATCATGGCAGAAGAAATCGGTGAACTGAACACCCTGGCCGGCAGCGAGCTGCTGGCCCGCTACAACAAGTCGCTTCTGGGTGTCTTCGGCACCCCGCAGCAGGTGCTGGTCCGCGGCGCGGGCTGCCTCGTCTGGGACGCCGACGGCAAGGAGTACCTGGACCTGCTCGCCGGGATCGCGGTGAACGCGCTGGGCCACGCCCACCCGCTGGTGACCTCCGTGATTTCCTCGCAGCTGGCCACCCTGGGGCACATCTCCAACTTCTTCACCAGCCCCACGCAGATCGCGCTGGCCGAAAAGCTGCTGGAACTGGGCAAAGCCCCGGCCGGGTCCAAGGTCTTCTTCAGCAACTCGGGCACCGAGGCCAACGAGGCAGCCTTCAAGCTGGCGCGCCGCAATGCGGGCAGCGCCGAGGCTCCGCGGACCAAGATCGTTGCCCTGGAGCAGGGATTCCACGGCCGGACCATGGGCGCCCTCGCGCTGACCTGGAAGGCCGCCTACCGCGAGCCCTTCGAACCGCTTCCCGGCGGCGTCGAGTGGGTCCCGGCCGGCGACATCGAGGCGCTGCGCGCGGCCGTCGACGAGAACACCGCGGCCGTCTTCATCGAACCCATCCAGGGCGAGGCCGGCGTCATCGAACTCGGCGCCGGATACCTGAAGGCGGCACGTGAGATCACCGCCGAGGCCGGAGCGCTGCTGGTCTTCGACGAGGTGCAGACGGGAATCGGGCGCACCGGCTCCTGGTTCGCCTCGGCCGGCGTGCTCCCCGATGCGATGACCCTGGCCAAGGGCCTGGGCGGCGGATTCCCGATCGGCGCCATGATCGTCTTCGGCGAGGAAAACACCGCACTGCTCACCCCGGGGCAGCACGGGACGACGTTCGGCGGCAACCCCGTGGCCACGGCCGCGGCCCTGGCCACCCTGCACGTCATCGAGGCCCAGAACCTCTTGGCACACGTCAACACGGTCGGCGAGGCTGTACGTGGCAAGCTCGCTGCCCTGGATTTCGTCACCGAGGTCCGCGGCCGCGGGCTGCTCATCGGCCTTGACCTCGCGGAGGAAGTCGCCCCGGGCGTGGTGAAGGCCGCGCTAGATGCCGGATTCATCATCAACGCCCCGGGTCCGCGCACCCTGCGCCTTGCCCCGCCCCTGATCGTCACCACCGAACAGCTCGACACCTTCGTTGCGGCCCTGCCGGCGCTCTACGCCGCGGCCGTTGCCAGTACCAAGGAGTAA
- the argF gene encoding ornithine carbamoyltransferase gives MTNNVRHFLTDLDLTQAEQTEVLDLAVAMKKDKYGYKPYAGPQTVAVFFDKTSTRTRVSFAAGIAELGGSPLIINSTESQLGHKESISDSAKVLERMVSTIVWRTYAQAGLEEMAENSNVPVINALSDDYHPCQLLADLLTVREHKGTLAGLSMAYLGDSANNMANSYLLAGVTAGMHVRIAGPEGYLPAAGIIAAAEARAAETGGSVLVTTDAAAALAGADVVATDTWVSMGQEDEKAQRMELFRDYAVDAAAMVHAAGDAIVLHCLPAYRGYEISADVIDGPQSVVFDEAENRVHAQKAIMAWLMAKSDLADVAGVAGNR, from the coding sequence ATGACCAACAACGTTCGCCACTTCCTGACCGACCTCGACCTGACCCAGGCCGAGCAGACCGAGGTCCTTGACCTGGCCGTGGCCATGAAAAAGGACAAGTACGGCTACAAGCCCTACGCCGGACCGCAGACCGTGGCCGTGTTCTTCGACAAGACTTCCACCCGCACCCGCGTGTCCTTCGCCGCCGGCATCGCCGAGCTCGGTGGGTCCCCGCTGATCATCAACTCCACCGAATCCCAGCTGGGCCACAAGGAGTCGATCTCCGATTCCGCCAAGGTGCTCGAGCGCATGGTCTCCACCATCGTGTGGCGCACCTACGCCCAGGCCGGGCTGGAGGAAATGGCCGAGAACTCCAACGTCCCGGTCATCAACGCGCTCTCCGACGACTACCACCCGTGCCAGCTGCTGGCCGACCTGCTGACCGTGCGCGAGCACAAGGGCACGCTGGCCGGGCTGTCCATGGCCTACCTGGGGGATTCGGCCAACAACATGGCCAACTCCTACCTGCTGGCCGGCGTCACCGCGGGCATGCACGTGCGCATCGCGGGCCCGGAGGGCTACCTGCCGGCCGCGGGGATCATCGCCGCCGCCGAGGCCCGTGCCGCGGAAACCGGCGGTTCGGTGCTCGTGACCACCGACGCCGCTGCGGCCCTTGCCGGCGCCGACGTCGTGGCCACCGACACCTGGGTCTCCATGGGCCAGGAAGACGAGAAGGCGCAGCGCATGGAGCTCTTCCGCGACTACGCGGTGGACGCTGCCGCCATGGTGCACGCCGCAGGCGACGCAATCGTCCTGCACTGCCTGCCGGCCTACCGTGGCTACGAGATTTCGGCCGACGTCATCGACGGGCCGCAGTCGGTCGTCTTTGACGAGGCGGAAAACCGCGTCCACGCACAGAAGGCGATCATGGCCTGGCTGATGGCCAAGTCCGACCTGGCCGACGTTGCAGGGGTGGCCGGGAACCGATGA